The Methylocella tundrae genome contains the following window.
TCTGCCACGAGGGATTCATCATCCGCGAGGAAGGCTCGGGCACGCGCAATGTTTTTGATACGTTCTTTGGCGGGCTCGCGCCATCGCCGCCGCGCGTTCACATCGAGATCGGCTCGAACGAGACGGTCAAGCAGGCGGTGATGGCGGGTCTCGGGCTGACGCTGATCTCCGCGCATACGGTAGAGGCGGAAGTGGCCGAAGGGCGCCTTGCCATTCTGGACGTCGTCGGCATGCCGATCATGCGCCAATGGTTCGCCGTTCGTCACGGCGGCCGGGAGCTGTCGCCCGCGGCGAAAACCATGTGGGATTTCGTCGTTTCCGACGGACGCGGCTTTCTGCCGAAGATCGCTCTGCCGAGGGAATAAATCCCCAAAAGTTCCAGACTTTTTATTGCCTCTCGCTCGTTCCTGGCGAAAGGCGCTCGCGCAAAAACGAGCCGCCGGCGACGAGCCCTTCTTCATCGATGCCGTGGCCAAGCCCTGGCCGCGCCAACACGGCGACGGGAACGCCCAGCGCCTCGAGAACAGCTCTCGCCTCCGCCATCGAAGCGAAGGGAATGATGTCGTCGGCCTCGCCGTGGATCAGCAGCACCGGAGGCTTCCCGCCGATTTCGGCGCGCAGCGCCGCGCCGTCGCGCAGCGCGCCGGAAAAGGCGACGATCGCCCCGATCTGCTCCTTGCGCCTGAGGCCGACATGGAGCGCCATCATTGCGCCCTGTGAGAAACCGACGAGGGCAAGCCGCTCCGGCGCGAGGCCTCGTTCGGCAAGAAGCGTATCGAGACAGGGGTCGAGAAGCTTCGCCGCCGTTCGGGCGCCTTCCAGCAGCTTCGCCGGCGCGCGGTCGGCGACGCTGAACCATTGCAGCCGATCCGGCGCGAAATCGCATGGAAACGGCGCGTTCAGGGAAATGAACTCTGTGCGCGGCAGCAGCATGCCCCAGTACTGCGCAAGATCGATCAGATCATCGCCATTGGCGCCGATCCCATGCAAAAGCACGACAAGGCTTTCCGGACGGCCCCCCGCGAGGGGCGGGACTCGCGGCCCGTCAAGAGCGATCGTCATTGGCTCGGGTCTCTGACGCCTCGGCTTCGGCTGCGGCGGTTTCCTTCTTCAGCTTCGCGAGCCAGCGCTTCGCCTGCGCCTTGACGTTCGCCGGCGCCGTGCCGCCGTAGCTGACCCGGCTGCGGACGGATTTTTCGACGCCGAGCACATCGAAAACCTCGTGTGTGATGCGCGGCTCGACCGTCAGCATCTCGTCGAGGGTCAGTTTTTCGAGACCCTTGTTCTGCGCGGCGGCGATGGCGACGAGCCGGCCCGTGACGTGATGGGCTTCGCGGAACGGCAGGCCCAAAGCCTTGACCAGCCAGTCGGCAAGGTCCGTCGCCGTCGCATATCCGGCGCCGGCCGCGGCCTTCATCCGCTTTTCATTGGGCTCAAGGTCGGCGACCATCCCGGTCATCGCGGCAAGACAGAGCGATAAGGATTGCAGCGCGTCGAACGTGCCTTCCTTGTCCTCCTGCATGTCCTTCGAATAGGTCAGCGGCAGGCCTTTCATGACGACCAGCAGCCCGGCAAGGGCGCCGATGATGCGCCCCGCCTTGCCGCGCACCAGCTCGGCGGCGTCGGGATTGCGCTTTTGCGGCATGATCGAGGAGCCTGTCGAGAATTTGTCCGACAGCGCCGCGAAGCTGAATTGCGGCGTCGACCAGAGCACGATCTCCTCGGCGAAACGGGAGAGATGAACGGCGCAGATCGCCGCCGCGCTCAGCGTTTCCAGCACAAAATCGCGGTCGGACACGCTGTCGAGGGAATTGGCGGTCGGCCGGTCGAACCGAAGGGCGCGGGCGGTGGCGTCGCGGTCGATGGGAAACGACGTGCCGGCCAGCGCCGCCGCGCCGAGCGGGCATTCATTGAGGCGCGCGCGGGCGTCCGTGAGGCGCGATCGATCGCGCGCGAACATCTCGACATAGGCGAGCAGATGATGGCCGAAGGTGACGGGCTGCGCCGACTGCATATGGGTGAAGCCGGGCATGACGCTGCCCGCATGGGCGAGAGCTTTCTCGGCCAGCGCCAGTTGCAGCTGGCGAATTTGGCCGCTGAGAGCGTCGATCGTGTCGCGCACCCAGAGGCGGAAGTCGAGCGCGACCTGATCATTGCGCGAGCGCGCCGTATGCAGGCGGCCCGCCGCGGGGCCGATCAGCGCCGAAAGGCGCGATTCTATGTTCATGTGAATGTCTTCGAGGGCGCGCGAAAATGTGAATGTTCCGCTCTCGATTTCATCCTTGATTGCGGTTAGTCCCTTGGCGATCGCGTCGGCGTCGTCCTTCGTGACGATATTCGCCTGCGCCAGCATCGCGACATGCGCCTTCGATCCCTCTATATCCTGCAGCGCGAGCTTGTAGTCGAAACCGATCGAGGCGTTGATTTCCTCCATGATCGCGTCCGGACCGCTGGCGAACCGGCCGCCCCACATTTTATTGCTCATCGTGTCCCGCTCTTTAGAAGAAATCAGCTTGGAAGACGGCTTGAAAGACTTACCGCATGAGTGAACCTGTTTCGCAACGAGATCCGGACCGCAATGTCCATCGTCCCAGCGCCAATCGCCGTCTTGTCATTACGGCGGGGGTGATAGCGGCCGCCGTTCTGGCTGTCCTTTACGCGATGAAAGGGCCCGGCGGCAAGGAAGTGGAGAGCGCCGCCTGTCCGGGCGCCCGCGCTCGAGCCGCGGTTCTGGCGCCGCTCGCGCATGGGGAGGTCGCCGCCTTCAGCGTTTCCACGCAGCCGCGGCCGCTGCCGGAGCTTAATTTCGCCGCCGCTGACGGCGCGCCGGCGCGGCTTTCCGATTTCAAGGGCAAAACGACGCTTTTGAATCTCTGGGCGACATGGTGCGTGCCATGCCGGCAGGAAATGCCGGCGCTCGACCGGCTGCAGGGCAAGCTCGGCTCCAGGGATTTCACCGTCGTCGCCGTCAACATAGACACGGCGAAGCTGGACCGGCCCAAGGCCTTCCTGAACGAAATCGGCGTCAAAAATCTCAGCTTCTACGCCGACAACACGGCCGATATTTTCCAGACCCTGAAGGCGGATGGAAAGGCGCTCGGCCTGCCGACGACCATTCTTGTTGATGAAAATGGGTGCGACCTCGGCGTGATGGCCGGACCCGCGCAATGGGATTCGCCCGACGCTCTCGCGCTTCTGTCCGCCGCAAAAAGCTAGCGCGCTTCTCTCCGCCGCAAAAAAAACCGGCGCGCTCGCGCAAGAGCATTTCCCCGGCGAGCGACGGCGGATTTGCGACAGCCGCGATGGCTGAATTGCGACAATTCCGCTGACGCGCCGGGTTCGCCGGCGAAAGCCGGCGCCGGTTCAGGCTTTGGCCGGCTGCTTGACCTCAATGCCCTTGCTGCTGAGGTAGCTTGCGAGTTCGCCGCTCTGGAACATTTCGCGGGTGATGTCGGCGCCGCCGATGAATTCACCTTTGATATAAAGCTGCGGAATCGTCGGCCAGTCGGAGAACTCCTTGATTCCCTGACGGATTTCGTCCGTTTCGAGGCAATTCACGTCCTTGAAGGGGACGTCGAGATAAGACAGGATCTGGACGATCTGGCCGGAAAATCCGCATTGCGGAAAGTTCCGCGTGCCTTTCATGAATAAAACCACGTCATTATTTTCGATCGTCGACTGGATTTCTTCCTTGATGGCCATGGCCAATTCCTTTCACGTGAACGCCGTCATTGCCGCAGCGAATTTATGCGCTCTATTTTGGCGCTTGAGTGGTGAGTTGCAATGCATGAAGCGGGCCGCCCATCGAGGCGCCGAGGGCTTTATAGACGATCTGATGCTGCTGCAGCTTGGTCTTGCCGATGAATTCGGAAGAGGTGATCGTCGCCGCCCAATGGTCCTTGTCGCCGACGAGATCGGTGAGGTCGATGACCGCGTCCGGAATGCCGGTCTTGATGAGCTTTTCGATTTCGGAAGGTTCCATGGGCATGAGCGTTGCGTCCTAGATAGCGTGGCGTGAAGCGCCGCTGCGAATAAAGCGCTTCAAGCAAAATCAGTACCGGCCCGCGTCGCCAAACGCGATCGTATGAACGCGAAGATGTCTATAACGCGCCAGCCATATATTCAGGGAGCCATTCTTCATAGTTCCCCACCAGATCACTCAACAATATGGCGGTCTCGCCGCCGAGGGTCAATGTTGGCCCCCCGGTTTCGCCGATGCGCCGACACGGGACGCCGGCTTCCAGCGCCGCAGCGAGGACGGTTTCGACCTGGCTGGTCTGCGCCGCGACAATGTAGCGCGCCTGATCCTCCCCGAACCAGAAGGCATGAGCGGCGACGTCGGCCGGCGCTTCGATCGCGGCGCCGACGCCTCCCGCCATCGCCATCTCCGCCAGCGCCACGGCGAGGCCGCCGTCCGAGGCGTCGTGAACGGCGACGACCACGCCCTGCGCGATGAGATTGCGCACGAAATCGCCGTTGCGCTTTTCCTCTCCGAGATCAACGGGCGGCGGCGCGCCTTCCTCGCGCCCGCAGATTTCACGCAAATAAAGAGATTGGCCGAGCCAGCCGAGCGTCGTTCCGATCAGGAAAATCTGCTCGCCCGGCCGTTTGAACGCTATTGTCGCGGTCCGCCCCACGTCGCTGAGGACACCGACGCCGCCGATCGAGGGCGTCGGCGGAATGGCCTTGCCGCTGCTCTCGTTGTAGAGCGAGACATTGCCCGAGACGATCGGGAAATCCAGCGCGCGGCAGGCCTCGCCAATGCCTTTGAGGCAATCGACGAACTGACCCATGATCTCCGGCTTTTCGGGATTGCCGAAATTGAGATTATCCGTCACCGCGCGCGGCAGCGCGCCGACGGCCGTAAGGTTGCGCCAGGCCTCCGCCACCGCCTGTTTGCCCCCTTCGAAGGGATCGGCCTCGCAATAGCGCGGCGTCACATCCGTCGTCAGCGCCAGGCCCTTGGGGCCGTCGCCAAGACGGATCACCGCCGCGTCACCGCCCGGAGTCTGCACGCTATTGCCGAGAATGAGATGGTCATATTGCTCGTAGACCCAACGCTTCGAGCAAAGGTCCGGCGTCGCGATGAGGCGCAGCAGAGCTTCCGCGTTGGAGATCGGCGGCACGATCTGGGCGGGGTCTATGCGCTCGCGCGCGGCGCTGGAAACATGGGGGCGGTCATAGAGCGGGGCGGCGTCGCCAAGCTGCTTGATCGGCAGGTCGGCTTTGACTTCGCCGCCATGCTTGACGACGAAGCGAAGCGTGTCGGTCGTTTTGCCGACGATGGCGAAGTCGAGGCCCCATTTAACGAACGCGGCTTTCGCTTCTTCCTCCTTGGCCGGATCGAGCACCATCAGCATCCGCTCCTGGCTTTCCGAGAGCAGCATTTCATAGGCGCTCATGCCGGTTTCGCGGCAGGGCAGGGCGTCAAGGTCGAGTTCGACGCCAAGATCGCCCTTCGCCCCCATTTCGACCGCCGAGGAGGTGAGCCCGGCCGCGCCCATGTCCTGAATGGCGATGACGGCGCCGGTGCGCATCAGCTCGAGGCAGGCCTCTAGCAGCAGCTTCTCGGTGAAGGGATCGCCGACCTGCACGGTCGGGCGCTTCGCCTCGGCGTCTTCCTCAAAGGAGGCCGAGGCCATGGTTGCGCCATGAATGCCGTCGCGTCCGGTTTTGGAGCCGAGATAGACAATCGGATTGCCGACGCCCGTCGCTTTTGCGTAAAAAATTTCGTCCGAGCGGGCGATGCCGACGGCCATTGCATTGACGAGGATGTTACCGTCATAGCCCTTATGAAAAGCGGTCGCGCCCCCGACCGTCGGCACGCCGAAGCTATTGCCGTAGGAGCCGATGCCGGCCACGACTCCGGCGACGAGATGGCGCGTCTTCGGATGCTCCGGTGCGCCGAATCGCAACAGGTTCAGACAGGCGACCGGCCGCGCGCCCATGGTGAAGACATCGCGCAAAATGCCGCCGACTCCCGTCGCCGCGCCCTGAAACGGCTCGATATAGGAGGGATGGTTGTGGCTCTCCATCTTGAAGACGCAGGCCTCGCCGTCGCCAATGTCGATGACGCCGGCGTTCTCGCCGGGGCCCTGGATGACCCATGGCGCCCTGGTCGGGAGGCCGCGCAGATGCAGCCGCGACGACTTATAGGAACAATGCTCGTTCCACATCGCCGAGAAAATGCCGAGCTCGGTGAAGGTCGGCACCCGGCCGATCAAGGCGAGGATCTTCTCATATTCGTCCGGCTTCAGGCCGTGCGAGGCGACCAGTTCCGGGGTGATGGGTGGTTCTTCGCTGTGGCTCGACATGGGCCGCCTTATGTCATTGAGATCCCTTGGGAGGGAGGGCCGCCAGAGACGGCGGTCGAGGCGAAGGATCCGCCCCACGAGTGATAGGAAGCCGCCCTCCTTAAGCAGCGGCGCTCCATTGAACAAGTTAACGCGCAAATCCGCTCGCTAGACAGCGGCGGGCGCGGCGGCCTTGAACGCCGCCAGGCTCTCGAACAGCCCCTTGCCATCCGTGCCGCCAACCAGTGGGTCAATCAGATTCTCAGGGTGAGGCATGAGGCCGAGGACATTGAAGCGCTCGGAATAGACGCCGGCGATGGCGTTGGTCGAACCGTTTGGATTGGCGCTCTTGCTGAGCTTGCCTTGGGCGTCGCAATAGCGGAACGCGACGCGGCCATCTCCCTCGAGGCGGCGAATCGTCTCTGCGTCCGCCTCGTAATTGCCTTCGCCGTGGGCGATGGCGATCTTGATCGCCTGACCCTGCTTGTATCTTGACGCAAAGGCCGTATCGCTGCGCTCCACGCGCACATGCTGCATGCGGCAAATGAAGCGCAGCTGCGCATTGCGCATCAAAACTCCGGGAAGGAGGCCGAACTCGACGAGAATCTGGAAGCCGTTGCAGATGCCAAGCACAAGGCCGCCGCGCTCGGCATGAGCGCGCACGGCGCCCATAACCGGCGAATGCGCCGCAATGGCGCCGCAACGCAGATAGTCGCCATAGGAAAAGCCACCCGGCAGCACGACAAGGTCGGTCCCCTGTGGCAGTTCGCGGTCGCCGTGCCAGACGACTTTGGCCGCGCCATGCGAGGCGAGAGCGCGCAGGGCGTCGCCTTCGCGATTCGAGCCGGGAAATAGAATAATGGCGGCGTTCATGGAGCCGATGAACTCCTCGTCAAATTGCGGACTGGCTGCCGCGCGGAGGGCTTGCCTTTCGCGGCGCAGGGCAAGGCCCTAGGGGATTTCGACCTGATAATCTTCGACCACCTGATTGGCGAGAAGCTTTTCGCAGGCCTCCCGCAGCACAGCTTCGGCCGCGCCATGATCGGCGGCGTCGAGTTCCACGTCGAAGATCTTGCCTTGCCGCACGCTTTTGATCCCATTGACATGGAGCGCCTTCAGCGCGCCTTCAATGGCCTTGCCTTGCGGATCGAGGATCCCGTTTCTGAGAGTGACGACGACCCGGGCTTTCATTGCTGTCTATCCCTTTAAGCTTAAGTCCTGCCGATCC
Protein-coding sequences here:
- a CDS encoding alpha/beta hydrolase, giving the protein MTIALDGPRVPPLAGGRPESLVVLLHGIGANGDDLIDLAQYWGMLLPRTEFISLNAPFPCDFAPDRLQWFSVADRAPAKLLEGARTAAKLLDPCLDTLLAERGLAPERLALVGFSQGAMMALHVGLRRKEQIGAIVAFSGALRDGAALRAEIGGKPPVLLIHGEADDIIPFASMAEARAVLEALGVPVAVLARPGLGHGIDEEGLVAGGSFLRERLSPGTSERQ
- the tlpA gene encoding thiol:disulfide interchange protein TlpA produces the protein MSEPVSQRDPDRNVHRPSANRRLVITAGVIAAAVLAVLYAMKGPGGKEVESAACPGARARAAVLAPLAHGEVAAFSVSTQPRPLPELNFAAADGAPARLSDFKGKTTLLNLWATWCVPCRQEMPALDRLQGKLGSRDFTVVAVNIDTAKLDRPKAFLNEIGVKNLSFYADNTADIFQTLKADGKALGLPTTILVDENGCDLGVMAGPAQWDSPDALALLSAAKS
- the purL gene encoding phosphoribosylformylglycinamidine synthase subunit PurL — protein: MSSHSEEPPITPELVASHGLKPDEYEKILALIGRVPTFTELGIFSAMWNEHCSYKSSRLHLRGLPTRAPWVIQGPGENAGVIDIGDGEACVFKMESHNHPSYIEPFQGAATGVGGILRDVFTMGARPVACLNLLRFGAPEHPKTRHLVAGVVAGIGSYGNSFGVPTVGGATAFHKGYDGNILVNAMAVGIARSDEIFYAKATGVGNPIVYLGSKTGRDGIHGATMASASFEEDAEAKRPTVQVGDPFTEKLLLEACLELMRTGAVIAIQDMGAAGLTSSAVEMGAKGDLGVELDLDALPCRETGMSAYEMLLSESQERMLMVLDPAKEEEAKAAFVKWGLDFAIVGKTTDTLRFVVKHGGEVKADLPIKQLGDAAPLYDRPHVSSAARERIDPAQIVPPISNAEALLRLIATPDLCSKRWVYEQYDHLILGNSVQTPGGDAAVIRLGDGPKGLALTTDVTPRYCEADPFEGGKQAVAEAWRNLTAVGALPRAVTDNLNFGNPEKPEIMGQFVDCLKGIGEACRALDFPIVSGNVSLYNESSGKAIPPTPSIGGVGVLSDVGRTATIAFKRPGEQIFLIGTTLGWLGQSLYLREICGREEGAPPPVDLGEEKRNGDFVRNLIAQGVVVAVHDASDGGLAVALAEMAMAGGVGAAIEAPADVAAHAFWFGEDQARYIVAAQTSQVETVLAAALEAGVPCRRIGETGGPTLTLGGETAILLSDLVGNYEEWLPEYMAGAL
- a CDS encoding BolA/IbaG family iron-sulfur metabolism protein; its protein translation is MPMEPSEIEKLIKTGIPDAVIDLTDLVGDKDHWAATITSSEFIGKTKLQQHQIVYKALGASMGGPLHALQLTTQAPK
- the purS gene encoding phosphoribosylformylglycinamidine synthase subunit PurS, encoding MKARVVVTLRNGILDPQGKAIEGALKALHVNGIKSVRQGKIFDVELDAADHGAAEAVLREACEKLLANQVVEDYQVEIP
- the argH gene encoding argininosuccinate lyase, translated to MSNKMWGGRFASGPDAIMEEINASIGFDYKLALQDIEGSKAHVAMLAQANIVTKDDADAIAKGLTAIKDEIESGTFTFSRALEDIHMNIESRLSALIGPAAGRLHTARSRNDQVALDFRLWVRDTIDALSGQIRQLQLALAEKALAHAGSVMPGFTHMQSAQPVTFGHHLLAYVEMFARDRSRLTDARARLNECPLGAAALAGTSFPIDRDATARALRFDRPTANSLDSVSDRDFVLETLSAAAICAVHLSRFAEEIVLWSTPQFSFAALSDKFSTGSSIMPQKRNPDAAELVRGKAGRIIGALAGLLVVMKGLPLTYSKDMQEDKEGTFDALQSLSLCLAAMTGMVADLEPNEKRMKAAAGAGYATATDLADWLVKALGLPFREAHHVTGRLVAIAAAQNKGLEKLTLDEMLTVEPRITHEVFDVLGVEKSVRSRVSYGGTAPANVKAQAKRWLAKLKKETAAAEAEASETRANDDRS
- the grxD gene encoding Grx4 family monothiol glutaredoxin, with protein sequence MAIKEEIQSTIENNDVVLFMKGTRNFPQCGFSGQIVQILSYLDVPFKDVNCLETDEIRQGIKEFSDWPTIPQLYIKGEFIGGADITREMFQSGELASYLSSKGIEVKQPAKA
- the purQ gene encoding phosphoribosylformylglycinamidine synthase subunit PurQ, yielding MNAAIILFPGSNREGDALRALASHGAAKVVWHGDRELPQGTDLVVLPGGFSYGDYLRCGAIAAHSPVMGAVRAHAERGGLVLGICNGFQILVEFGLLPGVLMRNAQLRFICRMQHVRVERSDTAFASRYKQGQAIKIAIAHGEGNYEADAETIRRLEGDGRVAFRYCDAQGKLSKSANPNGSTNAIAGVYSERFNVLGLMPHPENLIDPLVGGTDGKGLFESLAAFKAAAPAAV